A portion of the Leifsonia sp. EB41 genome contains these proteins:
- a CDS encoding LacI family DNA-binding transcriptional regulator: protein MAVTLHDVARLAGVSIKTVSNVVNDHPYVRDETRRRVHDAIAALGYTPNLSARNLRSGRTNVIALMIPDLRNAYFAELADAVMRAAAEHGLSVLIEQFGDDRDHEIAALRRPRPQLVDGVLYSVLALDQDDEDVIAAMPLPVVLLGERIFTGPRDHVTMRNSEGARAATDHVLGLGRRRVVAFGAHPGEAIGSAALRLDGYRAALAAAGLPSDEELIVPVGSWLRRNGAEAMRDLLAGGVRFDAVVAFNDAIALGALRALQEAGVRVPEDVALIGFDDIDETQYSMPTLSTIDPGRAEIARTAVDLLVRRIEGGPAPFTPERVLVPYRLVPRESTAL from the coding sequence GTGGCCGTGACCCTGCACGACGTCGCCCGCCTGGCCGGGGTGTCGATCAAGACCGTGTCGAACGTCGTCAACGACCATCCCTACGTGCGGGACGAGACCCGGAGGCGCGTGCACGACGCGATCGCCGCACTCGGGTACACGCCGAACCTCTCGGCGCGGAACCTGCGGTCGGGGCGCACCAACGTCATCGCGCTCATGATCCCCGACCTCCGGAACGCCTACTTCGCCGAGCTCGCCGACGCCGTCATGCGGGCGGCCGCCGAGCACGGGCTCTCGGTGCTGATCGAGCAGTTCGGCGACGACAGGGACCACGAGATCGCCGCTCTGCGCCGGCCCCGGCCCCAACTCGTCGACGGCGTGCTCTACAGCGTCCTCGCCCTCGACCAGGACGACGAGGACGTCATCGCCGCGATGCCCCTCCCCGTCGTGCTGCTCGGCGAGCGCATCTTCACCGGGCCGCGCGACCACGTCACGATGCGCAACAGCGAGGGCGCCCGCGCCGCGACCGATCACGTCCTCGGGCTCGGCCGGCGCCGCGTGGTGGCATTCGGCGCGCATCCGGGAGAGGCCATCGGGTCCGCCGCGCTGCGCCTGGACGGCTACCGCGCGGCCCTGGCGGCGGCGGGGCTCCCCTCCGACGAGGAGCTGATCGTGCCCGTCGGCTCCTGGCTCCGGCGCAACGGGGCGGAGGCCATGCGCGACCTCCTGGCCGGCGGCGTCCGGTTCGACGCGGTCGTGGCGTTCAACGACGCGATCGCCCTCGGCGCGCTGCGCGCACTGCAGGAGGCCGGCGTCCGCGTCCCGGAGGACGTGGCCCTCATCGGCTTCGACGACATCGACGAGACGCAGTACTCCATGCCGACGCTCTCCACGATCGACCCCGGCCGCGCCGAGATCGCCCGGACGGCGGTCGACCTGCTGGTGCGCCGTATCGAGGGCGGCCCTGCGCCGTTCACGCCGGAGCGCGTCCTCGTCCCCTACCGCCTCGTCCCCCGCGAGTCCACCGCTCTTTGA
- a CDS encoding alpha-N-arabinofuranosidase yields MPETTITLDRSARVAAIDRRIFGSFVEHLGRCVYDGIYEPGHPTANEDGFRLDVVELVKELGATTIRYPGGNFVSGFRWEDSVGPREQRPVRRDLAWHSLETNQVGLDEFSRWLKLTGSELMLAVNLGTRGIEEALDLLEYANHPSGTALSDQRIANGTVEPHGIRMWCLGNEMDGPWQTGYLTADDYGKLAARTAQAMKAADRHLELVACGSSGSGMPTFGDWERTVLEHAYDNVDFISAHAYYQERRGDLGSFLASSVDMQYFIDTVVAAADHVGSKRKSAKKIAISFDEWNVWYLDEHQASEEVNDEWRVAPRQLEDVYSVADAVVVGNLLITLLKNHDRVRSASLAQLVNVIAPIMTEPGGAAWRQTTFFAFSVTSRLARGEVLRPAVRTGSYETAVHGTADVVDAVATHDAATGASAVFLVNRSLTETETVTIDLRDLGATVVREALSLFDHDVYAKNTLAEPERVVPRTNSTATLADGVLTVELPPVSWTAVALG; encoded by the coding sequence ATGCCCGAGACCACCATCACCCTCGACCGCTCCGCCCGCGTGGCCGCGATCGATCGGCGCATCTTCGGATCGTTCGTCGAGCACCTCGGCCGCTGCGTCTACGACGGCATCTACGAGCCGGGGCACCCGACCGCGAACGAGGACGGCTTCCGCCTCGACGTGGTCGAGTTGGTGAAGGAGCTCGGCGCGACCACCATCCGCTACCCCGGGGGCAACTTCGTCTCCGGGTTCCGCTGGGAGGACAGCGTCGGCCCGCGCGAGCAGCGCCCGGTGCGCCGCGACCTCGCCTGGCATTCCCTGGAGACCAACCAGGTCGGCCTGGACGAGTTCTCGCGCTGGCTGAAGCTGACCGGCTCCGAGCTGATGCTCGCCGTGAACCTCGGCACCCGCGGGATCGAGGAGGCGCTCGACCTCCTGGAGTACGCCAATCATCCGTCCGGCACCGCGCTCAGCGATCAGCGGATCGCCAACGGCACGGTCGAACCGCACGGCATCCGGATGTGGTGCCTCGGTAACGAGATGGACGGCCCCTGGCAGACCGGCTACCTGACCGCCGACGACTACGGAAAGCTCGCCGCCCGCACCGCCCAGGCGATGAAGGCGGCCGACCGGCACCTCGAACTCGTCGCCTGCGGGTCGTCCGGCTCCGGGATGCCGACCTTCGGCGACTGGGAGCGCACGGTCCTGGAGCACGCCTACGACAACGTCGACTTCATCTCCGCGCACGCGTACTACCAGGAGCGCCGCGGCGACCTCGGGTCGTTCCTGGCCTCCTCGGTGGACATGCAGTACTTCATCGACACGGTCGTCGCGGCAGCCGACCACGTGGGCAGCAAGCGCAAGAGCGCCAAGAAGATCGCCATCTCGTTCGACGAGTGGAACGTCTGGTACCTCGACGAGCACCAGGCCTCCGAGGAGGTCAACGACGAATGGCGCGTCGCCCCTCGTCAGTTGGAGGACGTCTACTCGGTCGCCGACGCGGTGGTCGTCGGCAACCTCCTGATCACCCTGCTGAAGAACCACGATCGGGTGCGCAGCGCCTCCCTCGCCCAGCTCGTCAACGTGATCGCGCCGATCATGACCGAGCCGGGCGGCGCGGCCTGGCGGCAGACCACGTTCTTCGCGTTCTCGGTCACGAGCCGGCTCGCGCGCGGCGAGGTGCTGCGCCCGGCCGTCCGCACCGGCAGCTACGAGACCGCGGTGCACGGGACGGCCGACGTCGTGGACGCGGTCGCGACACACGACGCGGCGACCGGCGCGTCGGCGGTGTTCCTTGTGAACCGCAGCCTCACCGAGACGGAGACGGTCACGATCGACCTCCGCGACCTGGGCGCGACCGTGGTACGGGAGGCGCTGAGCCTGTTCGACCACGACGTGTACGCGAAGAACACGCTCGCCGAGCCCGAGCGCGTCGTGCCGCGCACGAATTCCACGGCGACTCTCGCGGACGGCGTGCTGACCGTGGAGCTGCCCCCGGTCTCCTGGACGGCCGTCGCACTCGGCTGA